A genomic segment from Gavia stellata isolate bGavSte3 chromosome 4, bGavSte3.hap2, whole genome shotgun sequence encodes:
- the CCDC107 gene encoding coiled-coil domain-containing protein 107: MVLSALQQVVVSVVLVLCVFVVMPRMFGGGGGRAGRSPRGGKAGPGHYDPRQHRRGSPQTVHHVHLNPGNSDSNTYQSIQQMRNAMEKELKSERTRGNGRELAFTLMPLYALGVGVFAAYKFLKMKSHEESLSKKEKSTEDKAKETEHQLLELEQHLAQTEKMLNSLLTQLDPLSNCVNALACEQKDEIMTQLQSIRRLMKESGLDKSENKMKDVSHICNEKLEDLIQSFAEHSQEEEIDDREDESNEDLLEDVGNDYKIEEHELYDECEVHQFEPDVVEDQEMVNKDAIESKEMGLRRRNRYE, encoded by the exons ATGGTGCTGTCGGCGCTGCAGCAGGTGGTGGTCTCGGTGGTGCTGGTGCTCTGCGTCTTCGTCGTCATGCCCAGGATGTTCGGGGGAGGAGGCGGGCGGGCCGGCCGGTCTCCGCGGGGCGGCAAGGCCGGCCCCGGCCATTACGATCCCCGTCAGCACCGCAGAG gtAGTCCTCAGACAGTTCATCACGTTCACCTGAATCCAGGAAATTCTGACAGTAATACTTACCAGAGTATTCAGCAGATGAgaaatgcaatggaaaaagAGCTAAAGAGTGAgagaacgagaggaaatggtAGAGAGTTAGCGTTCACCCTCATGCCATTGTACGCTCTTGGAGTGGGAGTGTTTGCAGCATACAAATTTCTTAAG atgAAGTCACATGAAGAAAGTCTTtccaaaaaggagaaaagtacAGAAGACAAGGCAAAGGAAACGG aGCATCAGCTTTTAGAACTGGAGCAGCATCTGGCacagacagagaaaatgttaaattctTTATTGACTCAATTGGATCCACTGTCAAACTG tgTTAATGCTTTAGCTTGTGAGCAGAAAGATGAAATAATGACACAGCTCCAGTCAATTAGACGACTGATGAAAGAAAGTGGATTGGATAAAtcagaaaacaagatgaaag ATGTCAGCCACATTTGTAATGAGAAACTCGAAGATCTCATTCAGTCATTTGCTGAACATTCTCAAGAGGAAGAAATAGATGACAGAGAAGATGAGAGTAATGAAGATTTGCTTGAGGATGTTGGTAATGATTACAAAATAGAAGAGCATGAATTATATGATGAATGTGAAGTACATCAGTTTGAGCCAGATGTGGTAGAAGACCAAGAAATGGTAAACAAAGATGCCATTGAATCAAAAGAGATGGGATTGAGGAGACGTAATAGATATGAATGA
- the LOC132316896 gene encoding LOW QUALITY PROTEIN: GLIPR1-like protein 2 (The sequence of the model RefSeq protein was modified relative to this genomic sequence to represent the inferred CDS: inserted 2 bases in 1 codon; substituted 2 bases at 2 genomic stop codons): protein MCTTTSAPKSSDLRTKVQAAASNTRDMAGTGLETWDAALARTARAWANKCGFXHNVYXSKKHQCHPNFTSIGENIWFGSHQTFYVAGAIKLWYDEVRFYTFAVQKCTKVCSHYIQVVWDYSYKIGCAVTLCKEVAGIRNAANFVCNSSAGVNFPRRPYIEGKSCSNCAKGDTCEKKLCRNPGRDKIVYYSRWLPPWEFSIVRGEACIXLVVLRASLVFLAFVAVYFIKKHFTNMHMSTYLDLKHILSSENTR, encoded by the exons ATGTGCACAACGACCTCCGCACCGAAGTCCAGCGACCTCCGCACCAAAGTCCAGGCGGCCGCCAGCAACACGCGGGACATGGCGGGGACAGGCCTGGAG ACTTGGGATGCAGCTTTGGCAAGGACTGCAAGGGCATGGGCAAATaaatgtggtttttaacatAACGTATACTAAAGTAAGAAACATCAGTGCCATCCTAATTTCACATCTATTGGAGAGAATATTTGGTTTGGAAGTCATCAAACATTCTATGTTGCTGGTGCCATTAAATTGTGGTATGATGAGGTCAGATTCTATACTTTCGCAGTGCAGAAATGCACTAAGGTTTGCAGTCATTACATTCAG gtTGTTTGGGACTATTCATATAAAATAGGCTGTGCTGTGACTCTATGTAAGGAAGTTGCAGGAATACGAAATGCAGCAAATTTTGTTTGCAACTCTTCAGCAGG TGTTAATTTTCCAAGAAGACCATATATAGAAGGAAAATCATGCAGTAATTGTGCAAAAGGGGACACCTGTGAAAAGAAACTGTGTA gaAATCCAGGACGTGATAAAATTGTCT ATTATTCAAGATGGCTCCCTCCTTGGGAGTTCAGCATTGTACGCGGTGAGGCTTGTAT ACTTGTAGTTTTGAGAGCATCGCTGGTGTTTCTTGCTTTTGTAGCTgtttattttatcaaaaaacACTTTACAAACATGCATATGTCCACCTATCTGGATTTGAAACACATACTGTCTTCTGAAAATACTCGCTAA